The segment TCAGCAATCCCGTCTTCGGATCGAGCACGCCGGGAGTGCCAATGCCAATCCCAGCCGGAGTCAGACCGCTGTCTTCGCGCATTAGATTCACCAGTTTTTCGATCTGTGAAAGGATGTGCTCGTAGCCTTCGCCAGCCTCGGTCGGAACCCGGAGCCGGCTGCTATGGTCGCTCGTATTGGCTGAATGCAGGATCGCGCCCTCGATCTTCGTGCCGCCGAGATCGATACCCCAGAGTGGTTGGTTTATGCCCATAAATTTCGGTCGAGTGTGCGATATTGGATCGCCTCGCTCAAGTGTTCGGTAGTGATGGATTCGCTCTCCGCAAGGTCGGCGATGGTGCGGGCGACTTTCAGGATTCGGTCGTAGGCGCGGGCGCTGAGATGGAGGCTGCTCATCGCCATTTTCAGGAGTTCGGTGGAATCCTCGCTGAGTGCGCAATGCGTTTTGATTTGGCGGGAACTCATCCGCGCATTGCACGTCGTCGAGCCGAGATAGCGCTTTTGCTGAATCGCCCGCGCAGATTCGACTCGCACTCGAATGTTTGCCGATGGCTCCGCCGTTTCCTGGCTGGCAAGTTCCTTAAACTCCACCGCCGGCACTTCCACGTGAATGTCGATCCGATCCAGCAGCGGCCCGGAGATGCGCTGGCGGTAGCGCTCGACCTGGCCCGGAGCGCAGCGGCACGAGCGTTTGGGATCGCCAAAATAGCCGCACGGACAGGGGTTCATCGCCGCCACGAGCATGAACTCTGCAGGAAAAGTCATCGTCCCCGCAGCACGCGAGATGGAGACTTTTCCGTCCTCAAGCGGCTGGCGCATCACTTCCAAAGTCGAGCGTTTGAACTCCGGCAATTCATCCAGAAACAACACGCCATTGTGCGCCAGACTCACCTCGCCAGGCGTGATATTTGCCGAGCCACCGAGCAGGCCGACATCCGAAATCGTGTGATGCGGCGAGCGAAACGGACGCGTAGAGACGAAGTTGTGTTTCCCCTCCAGCAAGCCGCAAATGCTGTGAATCTTTGTCGTCTCGATTGCCTCCTCCAGCGTGAGCGACGGCATGATGCTCACGATCCGCTTGCTCAGCATCGACTTGCCCGATCCCGGCGGGCCGAGCATCAACAAATTATGGCCTCCCGCAGTCGCCACTTCGATGGCGCGCTTTACTTGCTGCTGACCCTTCACATCGGCAAAATCGTTTTCGTAAACCTCGTGATTCGCAAACACCGTCGCCAAATCCTGTGTCACCCGCTTCATCCCCGTGCCGTCTGTCAGAAACTCATAAAGCTGACGCAGATTCTGCACGCCATAGACCTCGATGTCCTCGACCACGGCGGCCTCCAGCGCATTCATTTCCGGAACGAACAAACGCCGTTTCCCCGCGCGTCGTGCCGCCAATGCTATCGGCAAAATTCCCTTCACCGAACGCACCGCGCCAGTCAGCGCCAGTTCGCCGACAAACGTGCAGTCGTCCAGCTCCGGCGGCTCGCCTTCGCCTCCGCAAACCACGAGTCCAAGAGCAATCGGCAGATCGAAACTAGGGCCCTCTTTTTTGATGTCGGCGGGTGCGAGATTGATCGTCGTTCGATTCCGCGGCCAATAGAATCCGCTGTTCGTGATCGCCGTCGTCACGCGATCCTTGCTCTCCTTCACCGCCGTGTCGGGCAGCCCCACGATGACAATGATCGGATCGCCCGAGCGCGCCACATTCACCTCGATCTCGACCTCCATCGCCTCCACGCCTTGCACGGCGGCTGAGTAAATTTTGGCGAGCATCGCAGCGAATCTGCCAACCTCCCCCGCCACGGGCGATAAAAATCGAAGTCCGCGCAAAAAAGCTCACGCACGCGCCGATTACGCTCTTAGTCATGAGCCATTAGGATTTAAACATTCTCCCATGCACACCCTCATCGTCGGCGCGGGTCTCGCCGGGCAACTCCTCGCCCGCGCCCTTCTTGAGCGCGGCGAACGAGTGACCCTCGCCCACGACCCTGCCATCGCCGGAGCCAGCCGAGTCGCCGCCTGGATGATCAACCCCGTTACCGGCATCCGCTTCGTCCCCTCGTGGCGCGTGGAAACATTCCTGCCGAGTTGCATCGCCCTCTACGAGACGCTCGCCGCCGACATCGGCCAGCCCATCTGGCATCCGCTACCCATCATCCGCCTCTTCCAGGGCGCTGACGAACTCCCGCGCTGGAACAAAAAACGTCTCCAGCCCGAGGTTCGCGGCTACGTCGCCCAAGAATTTCCCGGCGCGCCGAAACAGAGCGGAGTCACATTCGACTCAGCACCCAATCTTGGCGGCATCGAATTCCACTCCGGCGGCTGGGCCGACCTTGCACCTTGGCTGCAACATCACCTCGCACATCCGCCGATGGGAATGGAAGTCGTCCCTGAAAAAATCACCCGCTCCGACATCGAAAAAAACGGCCTCACTTGGTGCGGACACGCCTTCGACCGCGTCATCTTCTGCACAGGCTACGAACCCTCTCACGCCTCCCACACCCCGCTCCCCTGGAAACCGGCCAAGGGCCAGCTCCTCACCGTTCGCATCCCCGGGCTTGAGTTGGATTCCATTCTCCTGCGCGGCATCTTCGTCATCCCGCTCGGACTCGACCGCTACCGCGTCGGCGCCACCTACGAATGGGATGATCTCACCCCTGATTGCACTCCGGCTGGGATCGAGTTTCTCCGTCAAAAACTCGCCGCCCTCATCCCGCTGCCCTTCGAAATACTGGACGCGCAGACCGCCATCCGCCCCATCCTGCAAGACGCGCGTCCCGTCATTGGCATGGAACCCAACACCCCCTTCGGCATCTGCAACGGCTTCGGGTCCAAGGCCGCCCTGATGGCCCCGTGGGTCTGCGACCACTTCGCCGATCACCTCGTCGCAGGCACCCCGCTCGACTCCGAGCTGAGTCTGAGTCGGCTTGCCTTGCATCGTTCTTTTGACTAAACCCTTCGATTATGAGCCAAGGTTCCACTGGTAATGTCATTGCAGCCGTCTGTAGTTTCTTCATTCCCGGCCTCGGCCAACTGGTGCAGGGAAGAGTATTGGCGGCAGTCATCCAATTTGTGCTCGCGGGCGTCCTCTGGTTTATCCTGCTCGGCTGGCTGGTGCATCTTTGGTCCATCGTTGATGCCGCCCGCTGGAAACCCTAGCTAAGACTTTAACTCCGAAGTGAATCAGCCGAGTGGCGGAGGATTTTGCGTTCGCGGCGCGTGAGGCTTTTCCAGCCTTGGCGGGTGATTTTTTCCAGAATCGGATCGACTTCCTGCACGATGAAAACGCGGTGGGCGAGGCGGTGCCAGCGTTGTTGTTGCTGGCGGCGTTCGTGGTGAAGGCGTTCCAGACGCGTGGGAAGTCCGTAGCCCAGCCAGCGGGCGTAAAGGTAGCCGATCAAAAGAGCGGGCGGCAGGGTGATGAGCGAGCAATGCGGGATCCAGTCGGCGAGGATGGCGCAGGCGAGGACGGCGGGCAGCAGGCAGGTGAGGACGCGGAGGCGGACAATGAGGCGTCTGCGAAATAAGCGGGAGCGAAATTCGAGCAGCGGCATCATGGTTCCCAAGATGGCGAGCCAGCCGCAGACAGCGGGCCAGAGTCCCATCTGGCCATTGTCGGGTGGCCAGGCGAGTGAGAGCGCGCTGGACGGCAGAAGGGTGAGGAGGAAGGCTCCGGCGAGGCGGCGAGGGCCGAGGATGGGCTCGAGTTCGCGGCCAATCAGAAAGAGCGGAATGAGGCTGGCGAGGAGCTGGCCGAGGGAGGAGGCGACGAGGGTGTGGGTGAGAAATTGCCAGAGGTAGCCGTGCCGAATGCCGTCGGAGCTGAGGGCGAGCCAGGCGGAAGCGGAACCGAGGCCAGTCTGGGCGAAAAAGAGTTCCTGCGAAGCGTGACAGGTGAGGAAGAAGGCAGTGAGCAGCGCGGTGAGGCTGATCGTCGGCGGAGTCCAGCGTTTGCGGGGCCCGGTCCGGCGGCTGTGTTTCAAGCGCATAAGGGAATATGGAATGGAGAAATTGCGGTTTTGTCCAGTGGGGAATCCCGCCGGGGCGCTCCGGGAACGTCCTGATCTGCTGCTGAGGAAAAGGGATGGGTTATTTCGCCGGGGCGCAGACGCCGAGCTTCGTTTTGGCGATGGAGAACTCCACCGGCACGTCGAAGTCCACCTCACCGTCGAGTTCCACCGGCACCTCCTCCTCGCTGGTCACGCGCAGCGATGGCGTCTGGAAATAGTCCACGTCGGAGAGTTTGCTGAGGCCGCCGAAGAGGAGCGACTGGGTGTAGCGTACGATATCGAGGTAGCCGAGGTCGTGAAAAATGAGGACATCGAGGAGGCCGTCGTCGATCGCGGCATCGGAGAAAACGTGGAACGGCCCGCCGTAGTAACGCCCATTGCCGATGAGGACGAAGCAGCCGTTGCGCGTAGCGCCATCGGGGGTGTGGATCTCGAGTTTGGGCGGGATGCGCGCGGCGATTTGCGCTAGAGAAACGACGTAACTGAGCGGCCCGAAATGTTTGCGAAATTGCAGATCGGTCTCGCGCACGACCTGCGCATCGAGACCGACGCCGGCGAGCTGCACGAAATAACGATCGTTGGCCTTCGCGAGGTCGATGCGCTGGACGTGGCCATCGGTGATCACGCTCCAGCAGGCGGCGAGATCTTTCACCGGCAATCCCAGTTCTGCCGCGAGCACATTCATCGTCCCAACCGGGAGAATGCCGAGATTCACCCTGCTCTCGCCGATTCCATTGACGACCTCATTGATCGTCCCATCGCCGCCTGCCGCGACGACTGTTTTGTAACCCGACTGCGCCGCCTCCCGCGCGATCTTTTCCGCATCGCCGACGGCCGTGGTCAGGCGGATTTCGGCCCCGGCGGCGAGCTGCCCGATGCGCTCCACAAAACGCGCCGCTTTCTCGCCTTTCGCGGCGGGATTCATGATGATCAGGGTGTCTTCCATTCTACTTCACTTTTGGTCGAGGTCGTTTAGCTTCACGTCGTGAAAAAGCATTTCCGGGTGATTGTTGCCGTTCTGAGCCTGGGAGTGCTCCTCTTCGCCGCGTTCATCCTTGCCGTCAACCTCTACGTGCAGTCGATGGGCATCCAAAACCGCCTCCGCACCGCACTCAGCCAAGCCGTCGGAATGCCGGTCGGTGTCTTTCGCACGACGTTTTCCCCGTGGGGCGGCTTCCGGCTCGACCAGATCAAAATCACCTCCGATCTCCCACGGGCGAGCGCGAATTTTCTCACCGCCGACTGCCTCGAAGTCCGCTGCGAATTCATCCCGCTGCTGCAAGGCCGCATCGTCATTCGCCGCGTCGCGCTGGATGCGCCGCAATTCGTCTTTCAGAAAAATGACCGGGGCCAGTTTCGCTTCCCGCGCCATGCGACTTCCATGCCAATCGTCGTCGCACCTTCAGCGCGCGTGCCTCCCCGGGCGACTCTCCCCGAGGTCACTCACACGCCCATTGCCACACCGACTCCAGCGACCGCTCCGGCAGTCGCGACCGCGAAAAAAGCCCCGCTCCCCGACGCCGACATCCGCAAACTCCTCCTCCGCGACGGCACCTTCCGCTTCCTCGCGCAGGACGGCAGCGAGCTCATCCGCCTCGAAATGGTGCGCTGCTCGCTCAACGCCAGGACCGCCCCCGGCACCTTCATCGGCGTTCTGGAAATCAAAAAGGCCGTCATTCTCAACCGCTGGGAAATCGCCAATCTCGAAGCCGCCGTCACAGTCGAAAACCACCAACTCCACATCCAAAAACTCGCGGCCGACATGGGCGAGGGTCGATTGGAAGGCGGTGCCGACGCTGATCTCGCCGCCGAGGGCCAGCCCTATAGCGTGCATTTTCGCCTGAGCAAAGGAGAACTCGGGAAATTTTTCCCGGAGGATTCCGACATGGCGCGCGAGCTCGTCGGGATGGTCCATGCGCGGCTGGAGTATGAGGGTTTCGCCACGCAGGAGGACAAAAACAAAGGCCACGCCGAGCTGAAAATTTCCAAGGCACGGGTCACGCATTTGCCCATTCTGGAACTCGCCAGCCAGCTAATGCGCTCCGACGATTTGAAAAAATTCAGCATTCGGAAAACAGAGATCAAGGCCGACATCACCGGACCACTCATTCACATCACGCCGTCCGCGATGGAGAGCGACCACATGAAAATCACCTTCTCGGGTCCCGTCGATGCGCGGCAGAACCTCGATCTGCGCGCGCAACTTTTGCTGGATGAAGCCCTCTTCAAAAAGCTGCCCAGCGAGGCGCGAGAAAATTTCGTCAAGCAATCCGACAGCGGCCAGCAGGCGCTCGATTTCGCGATCAACGGCACGCTCTCCGCGCCCGAAAGCAACTTCGTCAATCGGCTGATCGGCGAGAAATTGCAGAAGAAATTCAAAAACTTCCTCGGCAACTCCGAGCCCACGCCGAAGAAATGAGAGTGGTCGCTGGCTGCGCGGGCGGCATTCCGCTGCAACTCCCCAAACACGATCTGCGTCCGACGATGGACAAGGTGAAGGGCGCGATTTTTTCCAGTCTCGGCGAGGTCGTCACCGGAGCGCGCGTGCTGGATTTATTCGCTGGTTCCGGTGCGCTCGGGATCGAGGCCATGAGCCGGGGCGCGGCGCAGGCGACGCTGGTGGAGAGTCATGTCAAAGCCCTCGACGCCATCGCCGCAAACCTGCGCAAGACGCAACTCGCAGCCACGGTTTGCCGCGAGGAAGTCTTCCATTTCCTGAAGCGAAACACAGGCGAGTTTGATTTGATTCTGGCCGATCCGCCGTATGCGAAAACGCCTGGCGCTACGGATTTCGGCGAACAGCTTTTGCATTCGCCCGACCTCGCCCGCGCCCTCTCACCCGAGGGTTTTTTCGTCCTCGAACGCGCCCCGGCTTCGTTTTTGCCGACGCCGCTTTTCCGGCTCATCCGCCAGAAAACCTACGGCGCGACCGAGGTGCTTTTGCTCGCCCATCCATGAAACGCGCGCTTCCTTCCGCCGTTGTTTTCCGGCTGGCGATCTATCGATTTCTCTTTCCGCTGATCCTGATTTTCCTGCTTCCGAGCATGATCCGGCGGATGGTGAAACGGGGAAATTTTCGGCGCAATCTCGGCCAGCGTTTTGGGTTTTTCACAGCCGAGTTCCAATCGAGTCTGCGCGGGAAAAAAACCGTCTGGCTGCAATCGATCTCGGTCGGGGAAACGCAGGTTGCGCTCAAACTCGCCCGCGAATGGACGCTGCGGAAACCCGATTTGCAGATCGTGATTTCCGTGACGACCTCGACTGGATTCGATCTCGCCAGTCGCGTGGCTGGGAAAAACTTGCACGTCATTTACAATCCCATCGACCTCGCCGGGATCGTACGGCGGACTTTGAATGCGGTGCAACCCGCAGCGCTTGTTCTCATCGAAGGAACATGGCCGGTGCTGGTCGTCGAGTCGTGGCGGCGCGGGATTCCGGTCTCGCTGGTGGCACGACTTTCCCCGAGATCGGCTAGGCGGTTTCGGAAGTTTCGTGGATTCAGCGGCCCGATTTTTGCCTTGCTCGACCACGTTTTTGTCCAGGAGCCAGAGGAGAAAATCACTTGGGAAACGCTCGGGGCCAGAGTCGGCGCGATCCATTGCTGCGGAGCGATTAAATACGACGAACCGCCCGCGCCGATCAAAAAAAGGGCGGAGTTCCAATCGATTCTGGAAACGCTCGGCGCGACTGAGTCGAGTTCCATTCTTCTCGCGGGCAGCACGTTTCCCGGCGAGGAACTGATTCTCGCGCGGACTTACCTGAAACTGCGGGAGTCGTTTCCCGATTTGTTTTTGATTCTCGTGCCGCGCCACGTCGAGCGCACGCCGGAGATATTATTGGAACTCGCCTCGCTGCCGCTGGAGGTCGCGCGGCGCACCGGACCGAAAAAAGCCGACGTGCTGCTGGTCGATACCACGGGCGAATTGCGCGACTGGTATGCTTTCGCGACGGTGGTTTTCATTGGCAAAAGTCTCGCGTCCACCGGCGGTCAGAATCCGGTGGAACCCGCCTTGCTCGGGAAGCCGGTCGTCTTCGGACCACACATGGAAAACTTCGCGCCGATTGTGCGTCAATGGCTGGCGACAGATGCAGCGCTTCAAGTCGCAGACGAATCTGAGCTGGCAATCCAAGTTGAGCGACTCTTGGGAAATTCTGAACTTCGCCAGTCGTTCGCTGCGAAAGCCATTGCATCGATCAGCGCCCACTTCGGCGCGACTAGACGCGTCGTTGAGCGGCTGCGATCTAGCCCTTGAAATCGAGCGCGCCCTTTTTGATGGCGTAGATGTAACCGACCAGCAGGATGCCGACGAAACTGCTCATGCTCACCAGGATGACGCGGCCGTGGTCGCGCAGGAAATCGCGGTAAACGACGGCCCACGGATACATGAAAACGATCTCGATATCGAAGAGGATGAAGAGCATCGCCACGAGGTAAAATTTCACGCTGAACCGTGGTTGCGCCCCGGTCTCGGCAATCATGCCGCATTCGTAGGCGGTCTCTTTGACGTCGTTCTTTTTGCCGACCCGTCCGATGAGGACGCTGAAAAGCAACGCGCCGCCAGCGAAGCCGAGTGCGATCACGATCTGGACGAGAATCGGGAGATATTGAATCATGTGTTTGGTCTAAGGCAGCATCGGGCGGGTGACAACGAAAAAACCGTATTTCCTAACGAGCACCCGCGCGCCATTGCGTGGGCGTGACACCGGTCTGGCGGCGAAACCAGCGGGTGAAATAGTTCGGATCGGTGAACCCGGATTTCTCCGCGACGGTGGCGATTGGGTCGGTGCCCGCGAGCAATCCGTGGGCACGCTTGAGCGTCTCAGCCGCGCGCAACTGGCCGGTGGACATGCCGGTTTCGCGCCGCAAAATGCGCGTGAGATGATCGGGATGGTAGCCGACGATTTCGGCGACTTGCGAGACCGCGTTGGAACTCGGCTGGTTTTCACGAAACACTTCGCGGACTCTACGCACGACGGGCAAAGTGGCGTGCGCGACGGCGTTTTGCTGCAAGCCCGAGGTGCGCATGAGGACGTCGAGAATTTGCAACACCGCCGCCGCCTCGCGCGGGCGGACGTTTTCATTTCCTGGCTGCCAATCGTGCAACACGGAGAGCGCCTGGCGAATGATTTGCAGGTCGGCCTGCGTGAGATTTGCTCGAATGGCCTGGCTCGCGCCGGGCAATTCGAGGTCGAGCGTCAGGCAGAGCGGACGCCGACCATCGCCTTCGACGAAGGAATGTTCGCAGCGCGGCGGCAGGAAAAAGAATTTCCCCGGCCTCACTTCATAGGTCGTCGCGCCGATGCGCTGACTGCCGTTGCCGGTGAGATAGAGCAGAAATTGGGAGTGCCGGTGTTTGTGGGCCGCGACCCAATCTTTCTCCGGCAGGTGACGATTCAAGTTGAACCGCCGCACGCGCAGCGGGCCGACGCGGATGTCCAGCGCCTGCGAGTAAATGTGGCGGACGTTTCGGATTTGCATCGGCGGAGATAGACTATTTTCGATGTTCCGAAAAAGAAAGTCGGATTTGTGCTGATTTCTGCGGCGTTTGTCCTCACGGCCTTTTTTCATGCGAGTTACATTCGACTCACATGAACCCCCTAAGTGTCATTCTCGTTACCGGCTCCAGTCGTGGTCTGGGCCGCGGTATTGCCGAATCCCTCGCGAAGCTCGGAGTCAGCGTCGCCATTCATTATGGATTCAATCGCGCAGCAGCGGAGGAAACCGTCGCGCTCTGCCAAAAGGCGGCGATTTCTCCCGAGCAACGTTTCATTCCCGTGCAGGGCGACATCGGGAAGGAAGAAGGCCGGACGCAGCTTTTTGATGCGACTTTGAGTGGATTCGGACGCCTCGACGCGCTGGTGAACAACGCTGGAATCGCCCCCCGTGTTCGCGCCGACATCACGGAAGCGACTGAGGATGTTTTTGATGAAGTGATCGATGTGAATCTTAAAGGCCCATATTTTCTCTCGCAAAAAGCGGCCAATTATTTTCTGGCCCACCCCGGCGAATCTTTGCTGCCCGATGGCTACAAACTGATCTTCGTTTCGTCCCTTTCCGCCGCCGTGCCATCGCTGAATCGCGGCGAATATTGCATCTCGAAAGCCGCGCTCGCGATGGTCACGCAACTCTGGGCCAACCGCCTTGCCGATCAGGGCGTCTCCGTTCTGGAACTTCGCCCCGGCATCATGGCGACCGATATGACGGCGGGCGTAAAAGGCAAATACGACGCGCTGATCGAGAGCGGTCTTGTTCCGCAGAAACGCTGGGGCACGCCGGACGATCTCGGGCGCGCGGTCAGCAGTATTCTCGCGGGTCATTTCCCATTTTCCACCGGCGACGTGATCAATATCGACGGCGGTTTCCACCTCAGAAAACTCTAACTCCCCATGATCCAAATCGATTCGACTCTCACTCCCGCGTCGCTGGCCACGGCCGTCGCCGATGTCTTCGCCGTTTCCGCTCCGAAGATTCGCAAACTGCAAAATCGCTGGGCCGATAAAAGTGGAACTCCCGTCTTCACCATCGCCGGTGAATACACCGCACGCGGCTGGACGGAATGGACGCAGGGCTTCCAATTTGGCGCGGCCATTTTGCAATTCGAGTTTGATGGAAATGAAGAATTTCTAACCATCGGTCGCCAGGGAACGCTCGATCACATGGCGTCGCATCTGACTCACATCGGAGTGCACGATCACGGTTTTAACAACGTCAGCACTTACGGAAATCTCCTGCGCCTGATGGCTCTCGGAAAAATCCCGCACAACGAATGGGAGAAAAATTTCTACGAGCTTGCGCTGAAAACCACCGGCGCGATTCAAGCCGCGCGCTGGACCTCGCTTCCGGGCAATCTCGGCTACATTTATTCCTTCAATGGACCGCATTCGTTGTTCTCCGACACCGTTCGTTCGCTGCGCGCGCTGGCAGTGAGTCACCTGCTGGGACATCGTCTCATGCACGAAGGCGACAAGCCGGCGTCTTTGTTAGAACGTCTCCTGCAACACGCCGAGACGACCGCGAAATATAACGTCTATTATGGCCAGGGCCGTGACTTTTACGACATCTCGGGCCGTACCGTGCACGAGTCGATTTTCAATCTGAACGACGGCAATTACCGCTGCCCGAGCACGCAGCAGGGCTACTCGCCGTTCTCCACCTGGACGCGCGGATTGTCGTGGATTTTGCTGGGCTACGCCGAGGAGTTGGAGCTTTTCGACGTGATGTCTCCATCGGAGTTTGAGCCGTATGGCGGCAAGACAAAATGGGTCGACCGCTTCCTCGAACCCGCGCTCGCGACGGCGGATTTCTTTATCGAGCACACGCCGACCGACGGCATTCCTTATTGGGACACCGGCGCTCCTAACCTTCACAAGTTAGGTGATTATCTGAATCGTCCCGCCGAGCCCGACAACGACCATGAGCCGGTCGATAGTTCTGCGGCAGCGATTGCAGCGCAGGGTTATTTGCGGCTCGGAAAATTCCTCGAGAAACGCGGTGACACCAAACGCGGTCATCGGTATTTCCAGGCCGGACTCACCATCGCCCGCAGCCTCTTTGGCGGCACTTATCTCTCGCACGATCCGAATCACGAGGGACTGCTGCTGCACAGTATTTACCATCAGCCGAATGGCTGGGATTACGTGCCGCCGGGCAAGAAAATCGCTCAGGGCGAATCCTCCATGTGGGGCGATTACCATGGCCGCGAACTCGCCATTCTCATCCAAAGTCTGATCGACGGAAAAACCTATCACCGCTTCTTCAACGGCGTCGCCAGCCACTAACATAACTATCTAACTCGAATGACCATCACTGACCTCGCAAAAATGGAAGGCCGCCGTTATCCGGCGCGCCGCCGCACCCAAAATCTCGCTGGCGGAGTCG is part of the Chthoniobacterales bacterium genome and harbors:
- a CDS encoding glycosyl hydrolase: MIQIDSTLTPASLATAVADVFAVSAPKIRKLQNRWADKSGTPVFTIAGEYTARGWTEWTQGFQFGAAILQFEFDGNEEFLTIGRQGTLDHMASHLTHIGVHDHGFNNVSTYGNLLRLMALGKIPHNEWEKNFYELALKTTGAIQAARWTSLPGNLGYIYSFNGPHSLFSDTVRSLRALAVSHLLGHRLMHEGDKPASLLERLLQHAETTAKYNVYYGQGRDFYDISGRTVHESIFNLNDGNYRCPSTQQGYSPFSTWTRGLSWILLGYAEELELFDVMSPSEFEPYGGKTKWVDRFLEPALATADFFIEHTPTDGIPYWDTGAPNLHKLGDYLNRPAEPDNDHEPVDSSAAAIAAQGYLRLGKFLEKRGDTKRGHRYFQAGLTIARSLFGGTYLSHDPNHEGLLLHSIYHQPNGWDYVPPGKKIAQGESSMWGDYHGRELAILIQSLIDGKTYHRFFNGVASH